Within the Polaribacter pectinis genome, the region TTTCTAATCTTTTAGACAAACAAAAAAACATTTCTGGAATGTTAAGAGTTGTAAAACAGTTAGAAAAAAATATCGATAATTTTACATGGAAATTTATTGGTGGAAGTAAAGAAAAATATCAACCATTAATAGATAAACTAAATTTTTCAACTGCAAAAATAGAATTCATAAATCATATTTCTCACAACAAATTAATTACACACTTACAGAGCTCTAATCTTTTTGTCTCTTTTAGTAATTATGAAACTTTTGGTGTTGTAATGGTGGAAGCAATTTCTTGTGGAGTTCCAGTAATTTCTACAAATACTGGTATATTAAATGAATTAAAACTGACAGATTATTGCAGAATAATTCCAATAAAAGATGAAGAAAAACTGTTAAATGAAGTCTTAACAATGTATAACTTAAACAAAACCATTGATAAAGAAGAAATGCATGCTTTTGTTGCCAAAAATTATAAAAAAGAAATAATTGCCAATCAGTTTTCGGAACTGTATTTTAAAGCTTTAAATTTTAATTCTTAATGCTTGTAAAATCGTACATACAAAATTTCTTAAATAGAGCTGGCGGACATGTTTTTCTAGCCACATTAATTTCTAGACTATTTTCTTTTTTAGCGTCTTGGTTTGCAATTCAATTCATACCAAATAAAGAATTGGGTATTGTGCTATTTGCTTATAATATTATTGCTTTCTTAATTCCTTTTTCTGGCCTGGGTTTACACCAAAGTTTAATAAGGTTTGGGGCATTATTAAAAACAACAGAAGAAAAAAATAATTTATTTTCCTATGTTTTTAAAAAGGGACTTCTTATCTCTATTTTTATTGTAACAGTTGTAATTATTTTTGCACTGTTATTTCCATTTCAATTTGATAAAACTGGCATTTATTTAGCTTTCTTGGCGCTTGTATTAATTCCAGATTTTATAATGCAAATCATAAAAATTCAATTTAGACTGCAACATAAAAACAAATTATTCTCTTATGTAGAAATTCTTAACAGTACATTTTTAGTGTTATTTGTGTTAGTTTTAAGTTATTTTTATAAAGAAAACGGCTACGTAACTGCCGTAATAATTGCTCCATTAATTACATCTTTTTTCTTCATTAAAAAGCTAAATATTAACTTCTCTTTTAAAGTAAAACCAAGTATTATCGATTTTTCTTTTTGGAAATATGGCTTTTATTCTGGATTAACAAGTGTGGTTACAAACTTATTATTTGTTATAGATATTTTGTTAATTGGACATTTATTAAACGATTCAGAAATGGTAACTGCTTATAAATACATCTCAATTATACCATTAAGTATTCTTTTTTTACCACGAATGTTTATTGCTGCCGATTTTGTTTCTTTTACCGAAAAAATTAGCGACAAAAAACATATTTTTAATTATACGAAAAGCTATATGACTCTTTTTACAACAGTTAGTATTTTATATTGTGGCTTTTTTTACTTTTTTTCTGAAGCAACTCTGGGCTTATTTGATGAAAGTCTTATTAAATATTCAGACAGCTTTTTTATTTTATCTTTAGGCGTTTGCGGAATTTTAATTTTTAGAGGTTTATTTGGCAACTTGCTGTCTTCTATAGGGAAAATTGAAATAAATTATTACATAAATAGTATTGCAATTCTTATAAATGTAATCAGTAATTATTATTTAATACCTATTTATGGTATTAAAGGAGCAGCAATAACTTCTGCATTTTTAATGTGGTTTACAGGTATCTTTTCTGCCATTTGGTTTCTATATTTGTACCGAAAAATGTATGATAATGAATAAGATTCAAAAAATTTTTAAAACATTAAAACTGGTATTAAAACAACCTAGTTTAATAAACTTAATTATTGACAGTGATGAAAGATGGAATGGCTTTATTCAGAAAAAACATCCATTAAAAACACAATTACCTACAATTGATTTTAAAGACTTATTGCCAAACAGTGATTATTCTTTAAATACCTTCTCTTTTTTAGGTGGTGGTTCTCTACCAACAGACATTATGCTTTTAGCTGGTGTTTGTAAGCAAATACAAGATTGTTCTTATTTTGAAATAGGAACTTGGCGTGGAGAAAGCGTTATAAATGTTTCTGAAAATGCCAAAGAATGTTACACTTTAAATTTATCTAAAGAGCAAATTTTAGAGTTAGGTTTGCCAAAAAAATATGCAGATTTACACGGATTTTATTCCAAAGAAAAAGAGAATATTACTCATTTATTTGGAAACTCTTTAACTTATGATTTTGGTAAATTAAATAAAAAATTCGATGTAATTTTTATTGATGGAAACCATAAATACGATTTTGTAAAAAATGATACTGCAAAGGTTTTTAAACATTTAATGCACGAAAATTCTATAGTAATTTGGCACGATTATGCTTATGAACCAGAAAAAGTGAGACCAGAGGTTTTAGCAGGGATTTTAGATGGTATTCCAGAAGAGTATCAAGATAATTTATACCATGTTTCCAACACACTTTGTGCAATTTATACAAACAAAAAAATAGACAGTTCTATTTGGAATTTCCCAGTGAAACCCAATAAGTTTTTTAGTATAAATGCAACTTTAAAAGATATTAAAGATTGATGAATTAAGTAAAAACAACATCTCCATCTCCAGATTGAATTGTTATTTCTGATGTTTTTTTAATAGATTTCTCTAGTTTTTTTGTGATAAAATATTTTTGGGAAAACTCTTTTTTTGTTACAAATGATAGTTGTTCATTCAATTCTGTCTCTAATTTCTGATTATAAACAACAATAGTTTTTATTTTCTCCTTATTACATTTATCTATTATAAAACTTGCAATCTCTTTACTATTTTCTTCAAGAAAAAAAGCATAAGGTATTTTTACATGCCCATCTCTAATTGTTATTAAAATACGTCCAATCAGATTATTAGCAACATTATAAACTGTATAAAAATTAGATTCAAAGTTATTTGAATACAATGAAAAGTTATAAGCTTCTGATGCTTTTCTAGAAACCTCATCTGTTAAAACCCAAGGATATTTCTGTATCCAATTAAACTCTTCCTCACTTCTTCTAAATAAATTCTGACTAGTAAAATTGTCTGTAAATGCTAAAATTGAAGTTGAGCTATTTTCATTCACTTTTACAGAAAATCTATTCTTTATTGATGAGCTAAATAGATTCTTAAAATCTACAAATACATTCAGAATTACATCTAAAACTTGCCAAAGCATTTTTGTTTTTTCAAATAGTTTATTTTTGGTTGGTAAAATATCTGCCAAACAAAAACGATTATAATATTTTGTACCTTTTAATTCTTTTAAAAGTAAAAATTCGTCTGTTTTATCGTACACCAATTTAGAGGCTTCTGCATAATTTGTATACATTAATTTGCCTTCCCAATCTTTTAAAACCTCTTTAAAAAGTAACGTAGAAATTCCTTTTCTACGGTGTTTTTCTCCTACCCAATTACCACTTAACCAACCAAAAGAAGTTGGTTTATTTTCATTAAAAAAAATGTCAGGTAAAATAGTTCTGTAAGAAACCAATTCATCTTCTAGAAAACCCAAATACAAAACAACATCATTCTTTTTAGCTCTTGGATTGTTTACATAAGAAATTGCTCTAGGTTTAGAAATAGGTTTGTCTTTTAATGCTAAATAAACACTAGAACTGACAAAGTCTTCTAACTCTTGAACGGTTATTTTTTGTATTGAAATCATTAATTTCTTGGCATTGTGTTTTTCTGAAAAGGTATTTTTAGAAAATATTTAAAATATTCTTTTAACAAATAATTCTCTGCATTTTCGTTTCCAATTTCAAAGAATAATCTTTGGAAATTAGTATCGAACTTATCTTTTTTTATTCCAGACGTTCCAAAACTTGCTTCTATTACTTTTTCGTTCAATAAAGTTGCAAAAAACTCTTTAGAAACCTCTAAATCTGTAAACGGAAAAGAAAATACTTTATAATCTAAGTGAAACTTTTTAACCAACCAATCTACACATTCTTTTGTCTGATTAATTTGTGCTTCAAAAGAAATATCTGAATACAAAGGATGACTTTTAGAATGTGCGCCAATTGTAAAACCCATTGCCATCAATTCTTCTATTTGTGCTGATGATAAATAAGGTTTTTCAGTTTGTAAATATTCATCAAAAGAATACTTTATTTCGTTTGCTAAACTGTCTAAAACTTCCTTATTATTAAAATTGATAGCGTATAGTTTTTCTCTAATTGCCTTATCTCCTTCAAAAAAATCATAAAATTTTGTTTTTTCTTTTTTTGAAGATTTCTCGTAAACTTGATATAACAAACTTGCTTTATATCTGTAAAATAAGGCTTTATTATCTACAAAATCTGAATTTACAAAAACAGTAGCTGGTATCTTTTTCTCTAATAGAATGGGTGCAACTATTTTATGGAAATTAGACAAACCATCATCAAAAGTAATATGGAAATAATTTTTCTTTGGCTTCTCTTTTAATTTAGAAATTTCTATAAATTCTTGCATAGAAATAGCGTTATAATATTTGCTTAAAACTGCAATATCATTTTTAAAATCAAAGATTCTTCTTGGTATGTACAAATCTTTTTCAAAGGTTTGTTTAGCATCAGAAACTTTATGATAGAAAGGAATTACCACACGTTGGTTAGATGCAGATATCATTCTTTTTAATACGTTTTCTAAAATAAAGTTCATGGTTTTATTAAGAAATAGATTTTATTAAATTTATGTGATGATATCTTTCATTTCTTGCTCCAAAACTTTCAAAAAAGGAAGCCAAATTTGGAATATTACTACCTTCAAAATCTAAAATAAAATTAGAATTTTCATGTTGTTCTATAAGAGTACTAATTAAAAAACTAGATGCTTGTAATTTTTTACCTTCTGCTGTATTGGAAGAGAATAAATAAACAATTCTATTGTTCGATTTTAGAAACAAACAACCTCCTAACAAAACCTCTTCTTTAAAAACACCCATAACAAATCCTTTGTTAATATTTATTACGTGGTTTGCTAAGTTTTCAATTGTTTTTTCTGGAAAACTTATATGATTATAAAACTCCTTTTTAATTTTAATTAGCTCTAAAATAGAGGTTTCTTTAATCTGTAATTTGTTTTTATCTGCTGCTTTTATAGAGCGTTTTCTCCTTTTAGTAAAAGTTTTAAAAAGTGTGTCATAAGAAGCATTCAAATTTAAAACATAATTGTTTTTTGGCTTTGACTTAGAAGGTATAAAATTATCTGAATTAAAATTTAAAGAAACTTTTACATACTTTTTAGGAATGCTTTTTAGCATTTTCTCTTGTAATTCTTCAGAAATAATTTCCCTAGAAAAAACACCTAATTGTTGGCAAAAATAAGGTTGAGAAACATACTTTAAAAAATATTTCTTTTTCCAAGGTAAGGGCATTACAGCTTCATAATCATTCAACACTAAAACATCCCAATTTTCTGCTACCAAATCTAAATACCAAGAAAAAGCATAGATTCTAACTTGTAGAGAATTTTCTATACAAGCATCATATTTTGTAACATCTAAACTGTTCCTTTTAATGTATGTAATCATTTTACGATGTTGCTATTTTAATCATAGATTCATACAAGCGTTTCCAACCTTTCCAACGCAAATAATCACTTAAAGTTTCGTTATGAAACAGGGTTATAAATGTCCCGTTTACGGCTTTTACTTCGTTTTTAAGATCTCTAATTCTACCTAAAGATTGTTTCGGAGTCAACTTCATATAGTCGTTTAAAGTAGTATCCATTAAAGCAAATGGAAATATTTTAAGTGGTGTTTGAATTTCGAAATCTAAATCGTAAAAATAAAATGGTGTACACGTACTTGCTCTAAACCCTACATTGCTTGCATAACCCATAGAATAATCTTCTTCTATTTCTAAATCTGTTAAATTTTGATAGGTTTCTGGCAAACTAAAGCGTAAATAATGCTGCCTAGAACGTATTGCTGGCATGTTTGTAATATCTTGCAATCTTTCCTTTTCTTTCTTTAATAATGTAGCATTTTGCATGGTAAAATAAGAAGGATGCAAACCTACTCTAGCATAATCTACCATTTCTTTAATAAGCAATCTGTATTTATTTTTAGAAGCAGAAACATTGGTATCAAACGTTGTGTAATCTCCTATTAAAAAGAAGAAAACTGTTCTAATTTTATATCTTTTTTTAATTTCTAGAATCTTTTCAAATGTATTAAAAGGGTCTTTTTTAATGTTAAAAACCACCGCAAAACGGTTCCAAACGTTTAATAATCGAAACTTAAAAAGATCGTTAAAAAAACCTCCAACACTCCTTACCAAACTTTTATGTTTGTACGCAAAAGCATTGTCTATATCTATGGTAGAAATAAACTCGTAGGCACGTTCTTTGTAGGTGTAAACTGGAAACTTCTCTTTTAGCGCATCTAATAATTTGTACGCCCAAATATCTACCACAGGTTTTTCTAAAAATTCATGCTTATATGCCAAACTTTCTGCTGCTGTGTAACGACCATGAATATCTTTTACGTGAGGTAAATACTCTTCATAACGAGATATTAAATAGAAACTTGCTGCAAAAATATCAAAAGGAATAGAAGATTTTGGGCCAGTTATAAAAAAGCAAGGTACATTGTCCCACTTTTGCATATTAATCTCTAAATCGCTTACACCTTGCTCAAACAACAAATCGTTACTTTTTACAAAAAACTCGCCTCCTAAAGGTGTTTTTG harbors:
- a CDS encoding oligosaccharide flippase family protein, which gives rise to MLVKSYIQNFLNRAGGHVFLATLISRLFSFLASWFAIQFIPNKELGIVLFAYNIIAFLIPFSGLGLHQSLIRFGALLKTTEEKNNLFSYVFKKGLLISIFIVTVVIIFALLFPFQFDKTGIYLAFLALVLIPDFIMQIIKIQFRLQHKNKLFSYVEILNSTFLVLFVLVLSYFYKENGYVTAVIIAPLITSFFFIKKLNINFSFKVKPSIIDFSFWKYGFYSGLTSVVTNLLFVIDILLIGHLLNDSEMVTAYKYISIIPLSILFLPRMFIAADFVSFTEKISDKKHIFNYTKSYMTLFTTVSILYCGFFYFFSEATLGLFDESLIKYSDSFFILSLGVCGILIFRGLFGNLLSSIGKIEINYYINSIAILINVISNYYLIPIYGIKGAAITSAFLMWFTGIFSAIWFLYLYRKMYDNE
- a CDS encoding class I SAM-dependent methyltransferase, translated to MNKIQKIFKTLKLVLKQPSLINLIIDSDERWNGFIQKKHPLKTQLPTIDFKDLLPNSDYSLNTFSFLGGGSLPTDIMLLAGVCKQIQDCSYFEIGTWRGESVINVSENAKECYTLNLSKEQILELGLPKKYADLHGFYSKEKENITHLFGNSLTYDFGKLNKKFDVIFIDGNHKYDFVKNDTAKVFKHLMHENSIVIWHDYAYEPEKVRPEVLAGILDGIPEEYQDNLYHVSNTLCAIYTNKKIDSSIWNFPVKPNKFFSINATLKDIKD
- a CDS encoding polysaccharide deacetylase family protein, producing MNFILENVLKRMISASNQRVVIPFYHKVSDAKQTFEKDLYIPRRIFDFKNDIAVLSKYYNAISMQEFIEISKLKEKPKKNYFHITFDDGLSNFHKIVAPILLEKKIPATVFVNSDFVDNKALFYRYKASLLYQVYEKSSKKEKTKFYDFFEGDKAIREKLYAINFNNKEVLDSLANEIKYSFDEYLQTEKPYLSSAQIEELMAMGFTIGAHSKSHPLYSDISFEAQINQTKECVDWLVKKFHLDYKVFSFPFTDLEVSKEFFATLLNEKVIEASFGTSGIKKDKFDTNFQRLFFEIGNENAENYLLKEYFKYFLKIPFQKNTMPRN
- a CDS encoding polysaccharide deacetylase family protein, which produces MILVYTHKITPRVRYIFKHIFTRILLIPVDFTSKVEEFVAHNGPKLSYTKTPLGGEFFVKSNDLLFEQGVSDLEINMQKWDNVPCFFITGPKSSIPFDIFAASFYLISRYEEYLPHVKDIHGRYTAAESLAYKHEFLEKPVVDIWAYKLLDALKEKFPVYTYKERAYEFISTIDIDNAFAYKHKSLVRSVGGFFNDLFKFRLLNVWNRFAVVFNIKKDPFNTFEKILEIKKRYKIRTVFFFLIGDYTTFDTNVSASKNKYRLLIKEMVDYARVGLHPSYFTMQNATLLKKEKERLQDITNMPAIRSRQHYLRFSLPETYQNLTDLEIEEDYSMGYASNVGFRASTCTPFYFYDLDFEIQTPLKIFPFALMDTTLNDYMKLTPKQSLGRIRDLKNEVKAVNGTFITLFHNETLSDYLRWKGWKRLYESMIKIATS